From a region of the Tiliqua scincoides isolate rTilSci1 chromosome 4, rTilSci1.hap2, whole genome shotgun sequence genome:
- the TMEM125 gene encoding transmembrane protein 125, giving the protein MPELEELGGPRPPANPGQIQRNILEEHVELWWFQEPRKSLICYGVAVALILACGAGGIALLYSTSSRSGEWRLAVGTTLCLLALLVLLKQLLSSAIQDMNCIRSREQVELLKSGGASDCAVLLLTALVLLVCGTVLTVLSSTTSVGTSPLASMFISGVVLTAAGGILLQSLLLYLMWTSCCGHQNRNMGSNRALFTISGRISSSASEQLAPTSSTANLI; this is encoded by the coding sequence ATGCCTGAACTAGAGGAACTGGGGGGGCCCAGGCCCCCTGCCAATCCCGGCCAGATCCAGAGGAATATTCTGGAGGAACATGTGGAGCTGTGGTGGTTTCAGGAGCCTAGGAAGTCACTGATTTGCTATGGAGTAGCTGTGGCCCTGATCTTGGCTTGTGGAGCAGGAGGCATTGCCCTCCTCTACAGTACTAGCAGTCGTTCCGGGGAATGGAGGCTGGCAGTGGGGACCACACTGTGCCTGCTGGCTCTGCTGGTCCTCCTGAAGCAGCTCCTGAGCTCCGCTATTCAGGACATGAACTGCATTCGCAGCCGAGAGCAGGTGGAGTTGTTGAAGAGCGGTGGTGCCTCAGActgtgctgtgctgctgctgacaGCTCTGGTACTGCTTGTGTGTGGTACGGTCCTCACTGTGCTTTCCTCCACCACCAGCGTTGGAACCAGCCCCCTTGCCAGCATGTTCATCAGTGGTGTTGTGCTGACTGCTGCTGGAGGCATACTCCTCCAAAGTTTGCTCCTGTACTTGATGTGGACCTCCTGTTGTGGACATCAAAACCGAAACATGGGCAGCAACCGTGCCCTCTTCACTATATCAGGACGCATCTCTAGCTCAGCCAGTGAGCAGCTTGCTCCTACCTCTAGCACAGCCAATCTCATTTGA